In Gracilibacillus salitolerans, the sequence TCGACTTAGCAGTAGAATTACAATCACTTGCCTATTTTATGAAGCATTATCCGTTAGAGAATGAAGGAGAAGAGTAAAAAGGAGAGAATAATCTTTCCTAATCGCGTATAAAAACTTATTCCATTACGAAATCATTCAAAACGGAGCTTGCCGCTTTAACCAGAAAAAAAGACTCGAGCTAAAAGCTCGAGTCTATTCTTTCTTATTCTCATTTGCTTTTTTAATGCGGAAGTGTAAATTTATTAATCTTACTGCAACTACAAAATCAATTGTTGCAAAGGTAGCTAATGCAATGGTAATAAAATTTAATACAGTCTCATCTGCCGATTGGATTGCGATATAGGTAAATAATGCGCCTAATGCAATGTAAAAAATGGCAGAACGTAAGGGTGAAATACGCATAATACTATTATCCTCCAATAAGAATCATCATTAATTGTTCCATTTGCTCCAATTGTCGTTCAAGTTCTTCTGGATCCACCGATAACTGTGCAATCACAGCGAAAGTATTAATTGACATGTGCGCAATAATGGGAACAATAATACGTTTTGTCTCTACATATAAGAAAGAAAATACCATTCCTACTGCTGTGTAAGTTAAAATGTGTTCGAAATCCATATGAACAGCTGCAAAAATCACACCAGATAACAGTGCGGCCAAAAAGAAATTCATTCTTTTATAAAGTGACCCAAAAATAGCTTTTCGAAACACGAGTTCTTCTAAAATAGGTCCGAACACGGAAATAATTACGATAAAAATTGGTGCTTGTCGTGCAACATTCATTAAGTCCATCGTATTTTCAGAACCAGGCTGTATGCCAAATACAAATGTTTCAATAGCAATCGCGACATATTGTGAAATCATGACTAAAATAAAACCAAGAAATGACCACAATATAATTGTCCAGACTTTTTTCTCCCTTGCTTGAAAGAAATCCTGCATTTCATCACGTAATACAATCAGAGAAATAACGAGTGCCACTGCGAAACTCATGACTGACCATGCGACGGAGAAAGTATCTCGATCTTCAATATATGGCAGAAACGGCAATGCTAATATACTGGAAAGCTGCATTGCAACATACGTTATGATCAAATAAATATATTTTCTTGGCAAAGTATAACGACTCCCTTAAACTCTTTTTAATGTCATGATACGTATTTTAACATAAATTTAGAATAAAATTGAAATACTTCGTCTACACATAGAATTATGTGAGTATTTTTCCGTGAAGTGAGACTCCCATAAGTGGAGGGGCTTACTCCAATTTATGGTTAGCGAAACTTATCAGGAAGTTAGCGTCCGTAATAAAATTTTTTTAGGAAAACGCTAGTAAAATACTTGCAAAAAAATATAGATTTCATTATTATAATAATTGTGTTAGCACTCCTCTTGATTGAGTGCTAATAATCAATAAAATAATGAATGAGAAAACCAAGGAGGTAAAAAAAGATGCTTAAACCATTAGGTGATCGTGTCGTTATTGAGCTTGTAGCACAAGAAGAAAAAACAGCGAGTGGAATTGTTCTTCCAGATTCTGCGAAGGAAAAACCACAAGAAGGAAAGGTTGTAGCTGTTGGTTCTGGTCGTGTAACAGACAATGGTGAGAAAGTGGCACTTGAAGTTGAAGAAGGAAACACTATTATTTTCTCTAAATTTGCTGGTACAGAAGTGAAATATGAAGGTAAAGAATACTTAATTCTTCGTGAGAGTGACATTTTAGCAGTAGTAAGCTAAGTAAAATAACGAAGAGCTTTAACGATAAATAGCATAACATTTTTCCAAATTTTAAGGAGGTTTTTTCAAAATGGCTAAAGAATTAAAATTTAGTGAAGACGCACGTCGCGCAATGCTTCGCGGAGTAGATACGCTTGCAAATGCAGTGAAAGTAACTTTAGGGCCAAAAGGTCGTAACGTTGTATTAGATAAAAAATATGGTTCACCACTAATCACAAATGATGGTGTAACCATTGCAAAAGAAATCGAATTAGAAGATAAATTCGAAAACATGGGTGCACAGCTAGTATCAGAGGTTGCTTCTCAAACAAATGATGTAGCTGGTGATGGTACAACAACTGCAACAGTATTAGCACAAGCAATGATTCAAGAAGGTTTGAAAAACGTTGCATCTGGTGCTAACCCAGTAGGTGTACGTCGAGGAATTGAAAATGCTGTTGAAATTGCGACTGAAGAACTTCGAAAAGTATCTAAGCCTATTGAAAGTAAAGAATCTATTGCACAAGTTGCTTCTATCTCTTCTGGTGATAACGAGGTAGGACAATTAATTGCAGAAGCAATGGAACGTGTAGGTAACGATGGTGTTATCACTATCGAAGAATCTAAAGGATTTAACACTGAGCTTGAAGTGGTAGAAGGTATGCAATTCGATCGTGGATACGCTTCTCCATACATGGTAACAGATCAAGACAAAATGGAAGCAGATCTTGAAGATCCTTACATTTTAATTACAGATAAGAAAATTAATAATATTCAAGAAGTATTACCTGTACTAGAGCAAGTAGTACAACAAGGTAAACCACTATTATTAATCGCTGAAGATGTAGAAGGCGAAGCGCTTGCTACATTAGTTGTAAATAAACTTCGTGGTACATTCAACGCAGTAGCTGTAAAAGCTCCTGGATTCGGTGACCGTCGTAAAGCAATGCTTGAAGATATTGCTGTATTAACTGGCGCTGAAGTAATTACAGAAGACCTTGGTTTAGAGCTTAAAAACACAACTATTGAGCAATTAGGTCGCGCTTCTAAAGTAGTGGTTACTAAAGAAAATACTACAATCGTAGAAGGATCTGGTGATCCAGAACAAATTTCTTCTCGTGTAGCACAAATTCGTGCACAAGTAGAAGAAACTACTTCTGAATTTGACAAGGAAAAATTACAAGAACGTCTTGCGAAGCTTGCTGGTGGTGTAGCAGTAGTTAAAGTTGGTGCTGCAACAGAAACA encodes:
- a CDS encoding YdiK family protein translates to MRISPLRSAIFYIALGALFTYIAIQSADETVLNFITIALATFATIDFVVAVRLINLHFRIKKANENKKE
- a CDS encoding CPBP family intramembrane glutamic endopeptidase, producing MPRKYIYLIITYVAMQLSSILALPFLPYIEDRDTFSVAWSVMSFAVALVISLIVLRDEMQDFFQAREKKVWTIILWSFLGFILVMISQYVAIAIETFVFGIQPGSENTMDLMNVARQAPIFIVIISVFGPILEELVFRKAIFGSLYKRMNFFLAALLSGVIFAAVHMDFEHILTYTAVGMVFSFLYVETKRIIVPIIAHMSINTFAVIAQLSVDPEELERQLEQMEQLMMILIGG
- the groES gene encoding co-chaperone GroES, with protein sequence MLKPLGDRVVIELVAQEEKTASGIVLPDSAKEKPQEGKVVAVGSGRVTDNGEKVALEVEEGNTIIFSKFAGTEVKYEGKEYLILRESDILAVVS
- the groL gene encoding chaperonin GroEL (60 kDa chaperone family; promotes refolding of misfolded polypeptides especially under stressful conditions; forms two stacked rings of heptamers to form a barrel-shaped 14mer; ends can be capped by GroES; misfolded proteins enter the barrel where they are refolded when GroES binds) gives rise to the protein MAKELKFSEDARRAMLRGVDTLANAVKVTLGPKGRNVVLDKKYGSPLITNDGVTIAKEIELEDKFENMGAQLVSEVASQTNDVAGDGTTTATVLAQAMIQEGLKNVASGANPVGVRRGIENAVEIATEELRKVSKPIESKESIAQVASISSGDNEVGQLIAEAMERVGNDGVITIEESKGFNTELEVVEGMQFDRGYASPYMVTDQDKMEADLEDPYILITDKKINNIQEVLPVLEQVVQQGKPLLLIAEDVEGEALATLVVNKLRGTFNAVAVKAPGFGDRRKAMLEDIAVLTGAEVITEDLGLELKNTTIEQLGRASKVVVTKENTTIVEGSGDPEQISSRVAQIRAQVEETTSEFDKEKLQERLAKLAGGVAVVKVGAATETELKERKLRIEDALNSTRAAVQEGIVSGGGTALLNVYKQVSELNLEGDEATGVNIVLRALEEPVRQIAANSGLEGSIIVERLKGEKVGIGFNAATGEWVNMIDAGIVDPTKVTRSALQNAASVAAMFLTTEAVVADLPEEDAGGAPDMSGMGGMGGMGGMM